A single region of the Pirellulales bacterium genome encodes:
- the cutA gene encoding divalent-cation tolerance protein CutA — protein sequence MTEEFIQIVTTAASQESAKKIAHALLEQRLAACVQIVGPVKSIYRWKGQIETAAEWQCWIKTRRAKYEPAAQVIRQHHTYELPEILALPIVEGSEAYLRWLASETS from the coding sequence ATGACCGAAGAATTTATCCAGATTGTGACCACTGCGGCCAGTCAGGAGAGCGCGAAAAAAATTGCCCACGCGCTGTTGGAGCAACGGCTGGCCGCGTGTGTGCAAATCGTGGGGCCAGTCAAAAGCATCTACCGCTGGAAAGGCCAGATTGAAACTGCCGCGGAGTGGCAGTGTTGGATTAAAACTCGTCGAGCAAAGTACGAGCCGGCTGCCCAGGTCATCCGCCAGCACCACACCTACGAACTGCCGGAGATTTTGGCTCTGCCGATTGTCGAGGGCTCTGAAGCGTATTTGCGTTGGCTGGCCAGCGAAACGAGCTGA
- a CDS encoding ADP-ribosylation factor-directed GTPase activating protein isoform b, whose product MSFLPSARWFSVALLLTFGLACGCSKDTTPPAQTFNVNLSSPNELRDRIDALVDYTLNNRTLNTRDHNAWQIMHGILAYGHDLKIEHDGQMIGALDWLLNGGDLHGWELEPGDHGVKAHLEPGSMAAQGHPDQWVGILSQVGVKPDDKLVVQGKVYKVEDLATQAQWDLYPGMEACWTLWTVSTFYPYDHTWVDKDGEQWNTERLEAMEADAPVVGEKASCGGTHRLYGLTIALNHYMEQTGKTPDQLTGGWQKAHNVIQDCVRKAREFQQPDGNFSTSFFVRPGSSADVKVTLHATGHTLEWLDVALTKEQLQEPWVTAAVNRLCQLLEDNANRQLDCGALYHAARGLKLYREKVFGPRDSQSPIVARAPADSHGGDPIKPAAAGPATDDAAPAPPPGIGTEK is encoded by the coding sequence ATGTCATTTCTCCCTAGTGCTCGATGGTTCAGCGTTGCCTTGTTGTTAACGTTTGGCCTGGCCTGCGGTTGCTCGAAAGATACAACTCCACCTGCTCAGACGTTTAATGTCAACCTTTCCTCGCCCAACGAACTGCGCGATCGCATCGATGCCCTGGTCGATTACACGCTGAACAACCGCACGCTGAACACGCGCGACCACAATGCCTGGCAAATCATGCACGGTATTTTGGCCTATGGACACGATCTCAAGATCGAACACGACGGACAAATGATTGGGGCCCTAGATTGGTTGCTCAACGGTGGTGATCTGCACGGCTGGGAATTGGAACCAGGCGATCACGGCGTAAAAGCACACTTGGAACCCGGTTCGATGGCGGCCCAAGGCCATCCAGACCAATGGGTCGGCATCCTTTCGCAAGTCGGCGTTAAGCCTGACGACAAGCTCGTGGTTCAAGGCAAAGTCTACAAAGTGGAGGATCTTGCCACTCAGGCCCAATGGGATCTTTACCCAGGCATGGAAGCCTGCTGGACTTTATGGACCGTCAGCACTTTTTATCCTTACGATCACACCTGGGTAGATAAAGACGGCGAGCAGTGGAACACCGAACGCCTCGAAGCCATGGAGGCTGATGCTCCCGTTGTCGGCGAAAAAGCTTCCTGCGGCGGCACGCACCGCTTGTACGGCCTGACCATTGCCTTGAATCATTACATGGAGCAAACCGGCAAAACTCCCGACCAACTCACTGGCGGCTGGCAGAAAGCCCACAACGTCATTCAAGATTGCGTCCGCAAAGCCCGCGAATTTCAACAGCCCGACGGCAACTTTTCCACGAGCTTTTTCGTTCGGCCGGGCAGTTCCGCCGATGTCAAAGTTACCCTGCACGCCACCGGCCACACGTTGGAATGGCTGGATGTCGCATTGACCAAAGAGCAATTGCAAGAGCCGTGGGTCACGGCCGCGGTGAATCGGTTGTGCCAATTGCTGGAAGATAACGCCAACCGCCAGTTAGATTGCGGCGCTTTGTACCACGCGGCCCGCGGATTGAAGCTGTACCGCGAGAAGGTATTTGGCCCCCGCGACAGCCAATCCCCCATCGTAGCCCGCGCCCCGGCCGATTCGCACGGCGGCGATCCGATCAAACCCGCCGCCGCTGGCCCGGCAACCGACGATGCCGCCCCCGCCCCGCCTCCCGGCATCGGAACGGAAAAATAA
- a CDS encoding ThuA domain-containing protein: MKSTLACIALLITPFCLWTVSAQAQTGFTLSNQPASNLPAAPPALKVLYITGGGYHDYEKLTPIITDGIKKHAHADIDVKMQKNADGKWNLDCMRDKNLGEGYDAIIYNICFAGDEKANTLPPEADQDLIDNALRVTKEGKPTLMLHCSMHTFMASDDWTDCCGQRTRHHDKYKPFATEKVTADHPIMKHFPDNWSTPGDELYETLVFPDSSTPLLRSTTPDNNGKQSIVCWVHTYGKGPVFGTTLGHDTKTVEQDAYLRLLADGLLWACGKLDADGNPAPGYGPAN, from the coding sequence ATGAAATCCACTCTGGCATGTATCGCGTTGCTGATTACCCCATTCTGTTTATGGACAGTGTCCGCGCAGGCTCAAACTGGCTTTACGCTCAGCAACCAGCCGGCGAGCAACCTGCCGGCAGCGCCCCCCGCGCTGAAAGTGTTGTACATCACCGGCGGCGGATATCACGATTACGAAAAGCTCACCCCCATCATTACCGACGGCATTAAAAAACACGCCCATGCCGACATCGACGTGAAGATGCAAAAAAATGCCGACGGCAAGTGGAACTTGGATTGCATGCGCGATAAAAACTTGGGCGAAGGGTACGACGCCATTATTTACAACATCTGCTTCGCCGGCGATGAAAAAGCCAACACGCTGCCGCCGGAGGCCGATCAAGATTTAATCGACAACGCCCTGCGTGTCACCAAGGAAGGCAAGCCGACATTGATGCTGCATTGCTCCATGCACACCTTCATGGCTTCGGACGATTGGACCGATTGCTGCGGTCAGCGCACACGGCATCACGACAAATATAAGCCCTTCGCTACCGAAAAGGTGACCGCCGACCATCCGATCATGAAGCATTTTCCAGACAACTGGAGCACACCGGGAGACGAATTGTACGAAACGCTGGTGTTCCCCGATTCTTCCACCCCGTTGCTTCGTTCCACCACGCCCGACAACAATGGCAAGCAAAGCATCGTCTGCTGGGTCCATACCTACGGCAAAGGCCCGGTGTTCGGAACCACCCTGGGGCACGATACTAAAACCGTGGAACAAGACGCTTACCTGCGATTACTGGCCGATGGTCTGCTGTGGGCGTGTGGCAAGCTAGACGCTGACGGAAACCCCGCACCCGGTTACGGCCCTGCGAATTAG
- a CDS encoding zinc metallopeptidase, with amino-acid sequence MFHMFDPLYFLFLAPAFLLAMWAQFRVKSAYAQAQQQPAPLSGAAAARHILDQAGLQAVNIEMVPGEMTDHYDPRDKVLRLSSAVYQSRSLAAVGIAAHESGHALQDAKHYAPLLVRNAVVPAAGIGTHFSFLLLILGVLFSLPALLWAGIILFSTVVFFQVVNLPVEFDASARAKRELVTLGIVPEQDMHYVNSVLNAAALTYVAATLQAVMTLLYYVLRASGESRR; translated from the coding sequence ATGTTTCACATGTTTGATCCGTTGTATTTTTTGTTCCTGGCACCTGCTTTTTTGCTGGCGATGTGGGCGCAATTCCGCGTTAAGTCGGCGTATGCTCAAGCGCAGCAACAGCCGGCGCCGCTGAGCGGAGCGGCCGCCGCCCGTCATATTTTGGATCAAGCAGGTTTACAAGCGGTCAACATTGAGATGGTGCCGGGGGAAATGACCGATCATTACGATCCTCGCGATAAAGTGCTGAGGCTGAGTTCGGCGGTGTATCAAAGCCGGTCGTTAGCAGCGGTGGGTATTGCGGCACACGAATCGGGTCACGCTTTGCAAGACGCCAAGCACTATGCGCCGCTTTTGGTGCGCAATGCGGTGGTGCCGGCGGCTGGCATCGGAACGCATTTCAGTTTTCTATTGCTAATCCTGGGCGTGCTTTTTAGCCTGCCGGCTTTGCTGTGGGCCGGCATCATTCTGTTTAGCACGGTCGTGTTTTTCCAAGTGGTGAATTTGCCGGTGGAATTCGACGCCAGCGCGCGAGCCAAGCGCGAACTGGTAACCTTGGGCATTGTGCCCGAGCAAGACATGCACTACGTGAACAGCGTCTTGAATGCGGCAGCACTGACGTATGTGGCGGCCACGTTGCAAGCGGTGATGACGTTGCTGTACTATGTTCTTCGGGCCAGCGGCGAATCGCGGCGATAA
- a CDS encoding hemin uptake protein HemP gives MLLTEMSGEKQESTDRSAALSLLPTAEVRPPIYGSNELLQGCREAWIEHGQQMYRLRLTHAGKLYLTK, from the coding sequence ATGTTGCTTACCGAAATGTCGGGCGAAAAGCAAGAATCTACGGATCGCTCAGCGGCGCTGAGTTTGTTGCCAACGGCGGAGGTGCGTCCGCCGATTTATGGTTCGAACGAGCTGCTACAGGGCTGCCGTGAAGCTTGGATTGAGCACGGTCAGCAAATGTACCGTTTGCGGCTGACCCACGCCGGCAAATTATATTTGACGAAATGA